Part of the Methanococcus voltae genome, ATAGAATATTTAGGTATTTGTACACTATCTGGGATATTTGGTAACTTTGTAGATAGTCTTGTAGGTGCTACATTTGAACGCAGACATTTATTAAATAATGAGTACGTTAATTTCATTGCTACACTCGCAGGGGGATTATTTGCCATATTTGCTGCAGTTAAGATAATTTAAAGAGGAATAAGTTATAATATATGTTTAATATTATTTTTAATATTATTTTTAATTTTTTAAGTTATTAATTAAACTTTTGGATAATTTTTTAGATAGTGCCATTAAAGCCAATATGGGAGGTTTTCCAATACTTTCGGGCAATATGGAAGCATCACATATGTACAAATTTTTTATAGGTGTTTCAAATTTTTTATTTACCACTTTGCCAAGTTTACAAGTACCCGATGGATGAGAACCTCTTGGTATAGTAGAATATACTTTATTAATACCCAAATCTCTTAATATGGGGGTTGCAGTAGCCATTGCCTCCATAAAAGTTTGAACGTCTTTTTCAGACATTGGTTTGTATATAGAATTTTCAGACACCGTGCCATTTTCACTATCTTTTATTTTTATCATAAAGCCAAATACGTCTGATTTTTTGATTTTTATATCCTTTTCACTTTCTTCCAGTATTCTATTATATAATAGCTCGGAATAGTGGCTACTTAAGATGTAATTGCCATAATCTTTGTAAATTGCCATTGGAACTTCTTTATTGATGTTGCTATCAATCAAAACCCCCCCAACTGTTACAAAACTATCAATAAATAAATTTTTTCCCAAATCTTCACTAGTTATATTTTCTTTAGCATATAACTTTGATAATATCCTAGGGCTATTAACTCCACCTGCACAGAGTACTATGTTTTTCGCTAAAATGCTAAAATTATTATTATTATTATTATTATTATTATTGGTATTATTATTACTATTTGTATTATTATTGGTAATATTAACATTATTTTCCAAAATAACTTCGAATTTATAATTTTTTTGCTCATTTAACGATACATCAATTACTTTTGAATTCAAAATAATTTCAGATTCTTTAACTTCATCATTGGTTACATCTAAAAATTCATAAAAATATGCTCTTGCTTCACAACCTTTATGGGCGCAAAGTCCACAATTTACACATTTATCGAAGTTTATTAGTTTAGGGGTTTGTTTAAATCCTTTATTTATTAATTCAACCTCGTAGCGTGATAAACACTCTTCAGGAACTACGGATATGTTAAGTTCTTTTTTAAGTTCTTCATATTCTTCTTCTAAGTTTAAACCTTCGATACTAACTTCTAAAGCATTTCCTACGAAATAAGAACCTGCACCCCCAATTCCTTTAGCATATATAGTTTCTACATTATTTTCTTCTTTTTCGATTACATATTCGGGTTTTAAACCACCCATTTCTACAATGCCTATTTTTAGATCGTTTTTGTTAGTACTATTATTTTTTAATTGTTTTTTGAGTTCGTTATATACTGAACTTCCAGATACGCCAGCCCCTATGATTAAAACGTCGTATTTTAGCAGCATATTATTTTTGGTTACGTCACAATTTTTATGAATATTCCTATTCCTTTTTAAATTTGTCATGATGTCCCTTTTCTATTTTTTAATTTTTATTCTTTGTTTTATTTTTATATTTCCGCATTGATAATTTATATTAGATATTGCATAATTTTAAATAGGTAATTTTATAATAAACTTATCAATGTTTTTGAAATTAATAGCAATATTATATAATATATTATATGTTAAACCCTATAATATTATTTTTATTTAATTTGGAGTAATATACTTTCAGTGGAAATTAACTTAATATCAGACGATATTGCTTAAAATGGCAGTATGTGTGAAATTCGAATAAAAAAATATGGTGATAATATGATTATAATTCCAGGTTCAAAATCTCAAAAATTGGCTAAAAATGTTTCTGAACTATTAGGCTGGCAGTTATCAAGAACTGAAGCAAAAAGCTTCCCGGATGGGGAAAAATATGTAAGAATTCACAGCGATGTGGAAAATGAAGACGCAATTATAATTCAAACACAAAATACCCAAGAAGCAATTATAGAATCTATTTTACTATGCCAAGCTTTAAAAGAAGAAAAAGCTAAGAGCATAACTTTAGTTGTTCCTTATTTAGCATATGCAAGACAAGACAAAAAGTTCAACAAGGGTGAACCTGTCAGCATAATTGCTTTTGCTAAGATTTACTCACAATTCTGTGATAGAATAGTTACAATTAACCCTCACGAAACACATATTGAACAATTCTTTGAAATACCATTCATATATGGAAATGCAATTCCTAAACTAGCTGAATCAGTTAAAGAAGAGTTAAACAACCCTGTTGTATTATCCCCCGATAAAGGAGCTATAGAATTAGCAAAAGAAGCTTCAAAAATAATAGGTTGCGAATACGATTATTTAGAAAAAGTTAGGTACTCCCCAACAGAAGTAAATATCGCACCTAAAAACTTAGATGTAAACGGTAGGGATGTATTAATCGTGGACGATATCATATCCACTGGTGGTACAATGGCTACAGCAATAAGTATGTTAAAAGAGCAAGGTGCAAATAAAGTAATTGCTTCATGCGTCCACCCTGTATTAATCAATGACGCTTTAAACAAGTTATACAACGGCGGTGCAAATAAAGTAATAGGAACCGACACTTATGCGTCAGAAGTTAGCTTTGTAAGCGTGGATACCGTTATAGTAGATGTTTTAAAAGATTTATTCTTAAAATAAACATTGTAATGGTAAAATAGAAGGATAAGAAACTGAAAATTTTAATGTTAATATAATATTAATATAATATTAATATAATTTTAAATATTATTTTCAGATTCTTCAAGTACTTCGGACTTTGATTTTAATTTTACAA contains:
- a CDS encoding ribose-phosphate diphosphokinase, encoding MIIIPGSKSQKLAKNVSELLGWQLSRTEAKSFPDGEKYVRIHSDVENEDAIIIQTQNTQEAIIESILLCQALKEEKAKSITLVVPYLAYARQDKKFNKGEPVSIIAFAKIYSQFCDRIVTINPHETHIEQFFEIPFIYGNAIPKLAESVKEELNNPVVLSPDKGAIELAKEASKIIGCEYDYLEKVRYSPTEVNIAPKNLDVNGRDVLIVDDIISTGGTMATAISMLKEQGANKVIASCVHPVLINDALNKLYNGGANKVIGTDTYASEVSFVSVDTVIVDVLKDLFLK
- a CDS encoding GMC oxidoreductase, which encodes MTNLKRNRNIHKNCDVTKNNMLLKYDVLIIGAGVSGSSVYNELKKQLKNNSTNKNDLKIGIVEMGGLKPEYVIEKEENNVETIYAKGIGGAGSYFVGNALEVSIEGLNLEEEYEELKKELNISVVPEECLSRYEVELINKGFKQTPKLINFDKCVNCGLCAHKGCEARAYFYEFLDVTNDEVKESEIILNSKVIDVSLNEQKNYKFEVILENNVNITNNNTNSNNNTNNNNNNNNNNFSILAKNIVLCAGGVNSPRILSKLYAKENITSEDLGKNLFIDSFVTVGGVLIDSNINKEVPMAIYKDYGNYILSSHYSELLYNRILEESEKDIKIKKSDVFGFMIKIKDSENGTVSENSIYKPMSEKDVQTFMEAMATATPILRDLGINKVYSTIPRGSHPSGTCKLGKVVNKKFETPIKNLYICDASILPESIGKPPILALMALSKKLSKSLINNLKN